The following nucleotide sequence is from Caldicellulosiruptor saccharolyticus DSM 8903.
CTATTTCTAAGTTATCAACTGAAGGCACAACCTGCCCTATTCCTCTGTTTGTTAGATGTTCATACAGAGACTCCACCTTTACCCAACTCCAAGACCATGAATCATCATTTTTACTGTCATAGTCATCAGAACCGTTTCTATAATAAAACCAATCATCTGAATCCCAGTATCCATTCCACCCCTCGTCCACCATCGGTATGCCCCCGCCTTCTTTTAAACACTGTGATACAAAATTTGTACAATCAGCTGAAAACTTGTGATATGCTTTATTATAGTTGTATACATACGTGTATGCATAATTTACTGCTCCATCTCTGTTGTATGCACCACCCCCTCCACCAGGAAAAGGCGTTGTACTTTTTGTACCTATTGAACCATCTTTATCTTCTTGTTTATCCTTTGTTGTTTTTTTACCATATTTCAAACTATATTCATATGCATACTCATATATTTTTTCCCACTTTTCTGGATCCTGCTTCCTCAATTCTCCTGCAGGGTCTGCAAGCTCAATAAGTTTTTTCCAATACTCTTCACTCCCATATTTTGCTTTAATCTTGCTGTCTTTCAAAATTGTTTCAAATATTTCTTTGCCTTCCTATGCTTTTTTACCTCTTCAAGATGTACCTTCATAATTTCATCCGCATAATTTTCTGCTTGTGTACCTAAATTTGTCGATACTTCATTCGCTCTTGAGTTTGGAATAACAAACAATATTGATGATAATAACATAGTAATTACAACAAGTAACATGTAAATTTTTCTAACATTGTTTTTATACTTCTCTTCTTTATTATTTGCTATTTTTAAAGCTCAGCTTTATATAGCTTTATTTCTTTTAATCTTTCTTTTATTTTCTGTATAATTTACTGAAAAAAGTGAATCTTTTTGTTTTGTACATCCATGATATAAACAGTCTGTTGCATGAATTTTTAAGAATATAAACCTTCTCTCTATGCTCTGAAATTTACAATTAAAATGATTTAAAATTCCTCTCTTGTTATAAAAAAATTTTGGGTAGGATGGCTTTTTTCCCTCCCTACCCACTTGTTATATTTCAAAAATCTCATTCACATGTATTTCTAAATCAGGAAAAGTAGCAACCTTTATTATGTCCCCTTCTGAAAAAATCTTTGGTCTTCCATAGCGACCATCTGACTGCAATACAAAGCAAGTGATTATTTTATTTTCCGGTTCTACAACCCAGTATTCTTTTACACCTGCCTCTTCATATTTGTTGAACTTCAAAACTCTATCAAGTCTGACTGTAGAAGGCGAAGTTATCTCTATTATCATT
It contains:
- a CDS encoding amidase domain-containing protein, yielding MKDSKIKAKYGSEEYWKKLIELADPAGELRKQDPEKWEKIYEYAYEYSLKYGKKTTKDKQEDKDGSIGTKSTTPFPGGGGGAYNRDGAVNYAYTYVYNYNKAYHKFSADCTNFVSQCLKEGGGIPMVDEGWNGYWDSDDWFYYRNGSDDYDSKNDDSWSWSWVKVESLYEHLTNRGIGQVVPSVDNLEIGDIIQMDFGPDGVYDHSMIVTKVERTATKKTEIYLTYHTEDKKDVPLSDLKAKYPKAQFRYIHIIY